TATCAACAAGTTAAACATCGTGTTAATATAAACTagtgagtttttcttttcctgaaaGGCTATCTAGTGTTGATGAACTATAGATCCTCCATAGGAGAATATTTGGTTTAAAATTGTAATTCTACCCACGCATTGCTATCCATTGGGAGAGTCTGCCACCCATGCCCTTATTATGCAAGTGGAGAGCCCAATATAGACATACACCTTAACCACACCCTTCTTATATAAACTAACAAAGGTTTTTTGAAACTGAGGATAGACAAGAAAATCGAACTTGTGACTTTCAAAGTTCGACTTGCAAACTAAGTCGCTTGCCACTTGAGCATCTCTCACGGCAGTAGAGTACATACTCATGATGCACTTATAATAATAACAGAGATGTCAATGAGGCATCTAGCCCGGTGGTTGGGAGAATGGGGTAGGCTGGGCTGGGATGGGATGGGATGGGATGGGGTGGGGTGGGGAGGGGATGCCCAAGTCTGAGGTTCAAACCCTGgagaagcagaaaaaaaaaaaaaaaaaaaactataaaaacaaagataacaggGAAATCCTGAAAAACCGTGAGTCACAAACTGCTATAAACTAGGCAAATTATGGGggataattattcaaaaagttctaaacctagtCTAGTTtgatcaattcagttataaatcttttaattgtgctaattaagTTTTAaccatttttcacattttgccaattaagtctatttggccaattttggccgaaattgctaacatggactATCTTATTTGGCACGGCCAGTgtttatagagatttttttaaataacaatttaattttttaaaataatattttgatttttataattttttgggttgttctttttttttcattactttactttaaaaaaatcaagtattgaCAAGGATCGCCGACCACAACCAAAGGTTGATGACCCTCACTCGGCATTGGGTGAGACCCAACGAGGGTGACCCTTGCCTTGCCTGGGCAAGGCAGCCCTCATTGGCCATAGGCGAGGACCGCTTTCATTGGCCACTAGGGAGGCCATCTCTTCAGGGCTTGGCAATGTTACCCTTGTtcgatctagcgagggtcgccctcactagcgcaaaaaggaaaaaaaagaaaaataaataaataattttaaaaagttattcACATCAGTAGCAATATGCCATATAGGACAATCGATGATGACTAGACTACTATGTCGGtattttctagtcaaaattgaccaaatagactcaattgacaaaacgtaaaaatatttaagactcaattggcacaactaaaagatttaggattgaattaacttaaatataatagatttaggactttttggataatttcccAAATATAGAGCCTACAAGAATTGCCTCGAGGTTGGATAAACAACAAAACCGTTCAATCAATGTCATAGGTGTGGTACCAAGTATGGAGCCATGTCTGTCGGCATCTTGGACGCAAAAGGGACAACAGAAACATGTATGCTCGCAGGATGGAGGGGCCATATTCCGTTGTGCAATTTCGATGACTTCCTAAAGTTTTTTCCTTCCTGTTTGACTTTGGCAAACTCAAATCTATCGTTTTTACTTATAGTATACTCGTTTCAATAAATGTAAGAAGGCATCACAGGGATGAAGAAAGGGCACAGGATTCTCAAAATATGCAACGACGAAAATATGAATATGATCACTAAGACAGATAGATTGTTAGAGTGTCTCAACTGCAATATTGAACCTTGAAGGTGAGTGATCCGATCTCGTCAATACAGAGAAGTGGTCGGAGCCCGTTGCTCTCAACGACCTATGATTGGCTTATTGGACTGACTTGACAGAGCTATTCTTATGCAAAAGGAACGATATGTGATCATTCTAAAAGGGCGACCTGGGAACACAGGCGTTGATATAACGGTGTAAACCATATAAACAAATATGAATACACACGAAAAAATACCGCCTGTATTACCAGGTGACCCCTCGAGGATGCCTCCCTTCTAATTTGGCACGATATAGGGTGCCTGGTCGCTTGCCTCTCTTTGCTTCTAGCTTTCTTATATAGGAAGAGCAAAAGCTTTGAGCATTCGCGACATTGTGTCACTACTATGTGCTCGTCCTAGCGACACTCTGAAGTTGTATTATTGAGGCCCGTTGTCCGAGCTCGTCGTTTATGGAGGTGTGTAAAGAGACAAAACCCATCTGTCTGTCCCCGGAAAGAACGCTTCCCGCACCCCGATCTGATCAAAATTTGACTTCACAGTCGATGAGTTCACGAGGGTGGAAACCCTAGGGTCTTTCTTGAAACTTGAATTGCCTTCCTATGTCGTTGAAGGATGCGAAAGCAGATGGGCAAGGCTTGTTCCGTGCATGAACGACCTCTGCCTAGGTAACCGAGTTTGGTTTTTGCTGGGTGTACGAACGATTCTCACAAGGGAGCGATGGGCAAGAAGTCGTAATGAGTAAGGTTGGGTCGACGGGCTTTCGGTTCCATCTCGGCCTCTCGCGTACATCCGACGAGCTCCAGCGGAGTCCCGCTCAGGAGCAGCACAATGCCCCAGATGTCCCCGTCGTCCGGCTTCGAATGGGCACTCTTCTTATTTGATTACTTGATTATTCAATAAGCTCTCTCGAAAGGTGTCGGAATCGCTCTTGCTCTTTTGCATTCCTCTCCAAAGTTCAGCCAGCTCGACGCGTCGTTTAGACCCAAATTCGATGAAACGTGTGACTAATTACTGATCGACCCAAGATACACATACACACGCAGATGCAAGTAGCCATTTTTTACAGATGCAGATCGCCATTTAGCACGAGGATGATTATCTAAAGAACTATCGAGTGATCCAAAATTTCTTATCGATTGTCCTCTTTCCTCGTCTCCCTGCTCTATCATCATAGCAGTAGCCCACGAATGGACCCGAGCTGGTTTTATGCTCGTTGACGGCCTAAATTATACTTTCAAAAGAATAGGTCAACCACTGAAATCACTCATTCATCTTTCACTAATTACactaaacaataataataatgaaaagacGCATGAAGGAGAGGGGGGACGAACAGGAAAAACAAAGGGACTACGAACCTGTTAATGCAATGCCAACATCACACAACTTGATCCGGTGAAGGGAAGCTCAAATTTTTGTAGCAAGTGAACCCTCCATCCACCACCAGGTTGTGGCCCGTCACGTACTTGGCCTCGTCCGACGCCAGGTACAAGGCGGCCTTGGCCACGTCGGCGTCCTCGCAATGGGCCCCTTTAAGCTCCCCGAGCCCGTTTATGATCCTGGCCACCTGCTCTTGCGTCAGGCCAGGGTAAAACTGTGCTATTTGGCCCACCGACATCGGGGTCGGGATTGGGGCGGGGGAGATACAGTTGATCCTGATCCCGTGGCGGCACAGCTCGGCGGCGGCTGACTTCACGAGCCCCGGGATCGCGAATTTGGATACCGTGTAGGGATGGGGCCCTAGCCCAGCCAAGATCCCGCTGATGCTGGACGTGCACAGGATTGACCCCGAGCCCGCCGGTATCATGACCCGTGCCGCGTGCTTAATCCCGGCGACCGCACCACGGAGGTTGATCCGCATGACCTCGTCGAACTTGTCTAGTTCGAGGTCGGCGATGCTCGGGGGATATGCTGGGCCCGTCACGCCGGCATTGTTGTACATGATGTCCAACTTCCCATGGCGGGCCACCGCAGCATCCACTGCATCAGCCACCTGGGACTCGTCCGTCACGTCGCAGCGCACGTAGTGGGCCGAGGGGCCTAAGCCTTGGGCCGTTTGAGGGCCGATCTCTGAGTCAATGTCCACAATGATGACCTGGGCTCCATTTTGGATGAATTCATGGGCCGTGGCCTTACCAAGCCCACTGGCTCCTCCAGTTATAAGGGCCACTTTGCCCACAAGCCTGGTGATCGAATCAATCATGGGCAAATCAATCAGTGAGGGGATTCATCAATCATTGGCTATGAGAAAATTCATGTGATGGAAAGCAAAACCCAGTCGATGGCTTTTGACCAGAAGCCTAAAGGAAGATAAGAGAGGGAAAAGACGTCATATCAAATTGATGTGACCAACAATATGAACATCTAATCAAGTGTAGATTAGGGCAAATAGctcttcaaaaatatttggtAGGTTAAGAGGATTGGCTTTAAGATGTgatcataaaaaggaaaagagatgaCATTAAGTCATAAGGTGAGAATATTCCTTATCAATGAAATGACCCGATTTCAAATTTGGAGATTTGATCACAGCCTGGGCAATGCGGCATTTTCTATTAAATGTAATTACTTTTGGCCAACAAAAGGGGAATCCTCATGTTCAGGAAGTAAGTTTGGGTACGAATATACAGTACAAATGCTaaaataaattaggaaaaagaaaattactttaaTATGTGGAAAAAGTCAACAGTTCTATGTTAAGTATGAAACTAATGAAACAATTAACGGATAACATAGGCAGGTAAGCTCTTCGTTGGCAGCCAAGAGAAGACAAACACGAGTTTGATATAAacgcaataataataataataataataataataataataataataataataataataataataatggagaTGCTGAATATGCGGCATAATAACCTGCGAGTTTTGTGTAAGATGAGAATCTTAGCACAATTTTAAATTATCGATAAAAAGGTCTTGCGCCTTCTATATTATGTGCCGTCATGTGCTTCACGCATACCATATATTACTCGAATTCTCGGTGGTTTTTCCATATATCGTAAATTCGTGCTAGATTGactaacaaaagttgtaaaaggaaaatatctGATTTTAAGTAACTTGACTAGCAAAAGTGGTAAAGAAATCTCGCAAAGGccgagggaaaaaaagaggcaATGAATTCAATGCGAATATGCATGTAAGGTGGAAATTTGGTAAtgtaatgacttttttttcttgttagcCAAAATTTGAAGGTGGCGAGATCAATGATTTAATGTGAGCCACTTGAGGGAATGGGTAAAAGGAAAATATCTGATTTAATTAACTTGACTAGCAAAAGTGGTAAAGAAATTTCGCAAAGGCCGAGCAAAAAAAAGAGACGAGTTGAATTTGAAAAGTGTCGTGAATTTTCTTAATTGGTCTCAATTCTTCGTGATCTAAAGTTCAAGATATAGCATAATAGAGTGATGCATATCCATTATATTGAACTAATCGATCGATGAATCATCAGTTAATATTACCTTAACTAATCGAGGCCTGCTCTCAAATGTAAAAATTTGCATAAACCTTAGCAGAAATTCATGAAGAGgacccgaaaaaaaaagggaaccaAGGAACAGGTTTTAGTTTTCCAATATATGATGTTTCAGCAcagtgaagaagagaaaaattagtCAACGGCTTTGCAAAAACAGCGTCGGAAAACCCGAAGTTAAATTTCCAAAGTCAAAATTAaacaggaggagagagagaaagagagagagagaaataagaagaagaagaagaagaaaccttcagattcttccaagaaagaagaacagaaGATGCGTCGCATCAAGCATTTTCGCCACACAATCAACTTCGTCTCACCACTCAACAGATCGCTAGCAAGCACACAGAACAAGATGGAGGGAGCTTTGTGAATCGTACCTCTTGCCGTCGGCCGCGCCACCGGCAACTCCGCCATCTCCGGTGGAGTAGGACGCCAGGCGCCTCCGGAACGCGGCGGGGGCCACGAGCTGGAACTCCCTGCCGTCGtggacagaagagagagaaccaaAGGGTCAAATGAGCTCATAAGAAGTTCAGAGGTGAGCTTCCGGTCTGCACCAGATGTTCCACGAAAAGAGATGGCAAGAcgaagctagagagagagagagagagcagaccTGGCAAGAGATCGGAGCATCGTCCGGGAGGCGAGAATGGCGAATCTGGGAAGGGGGATATCGAACGGGACACAGCGGAGATTCAGAGAAATCTTGAAGGGAGAAGCGGACAGCgggagggagagagacggaGGTGGGTAGAGATACATGCCacttttgctctctctctctctctcaaaaacacacacacacatcatcttttgctctctctctctctctctctaaatttgaaatcttgatTCCGGCTCTCGTTTTATGGATCACAATTTATGATCTTCTAAAAAAGAATTTTAGGGTTGCAAAATGTAATTATCTATATAAACCGCAATAGAAGTGATCTGTGCATAAAATAGTTTTGTTCAATCTCTTGTTGCGCGACTTGGTCAATATGCAATGAGCATCGATAGAATAATTAGGATTTTGTACATTAGAATATGGTCAAATTAGTTGTGAAGGATCGCATTTACTCAAATGAAGGTCCATGTTTTAATGAAAGTGACAAAATAGCCTAGATTGAGCGATTCTAGGATTACCCTACAAAATCATTTTGTAGTAGCATTTTCATAAATGACCTAACTTGTAATGAATTATAAAAGTGGACTTAATCTTCTATGTAAGAAGAAGTTGCAATTCAAAAGAGCAACGTTGctataagagaaaagaaaacaaatggtACGGGCAATGAAACATTCCAATCTTGCTTcttttctcaatttcagaattatattttatctttttatttcgGGGGTATTGAATCTGGtttgaatcaaaattaaaatcaaattatactTTCCTAATGTGTCTATActgcaatttaatttaaacagAATGGAGTAGGATTAGGCAACGTTTATCAATACACTCGcacacaaaaattaattgagtcttaggtagcttttgttttttggtcaaAGGAAATTTCCGTTTATTACTAAAATGATACATGAAAAATTTTAGGTAGTTAAAAAGGTAGATTCTCAACGCAAAATAACAAAAGAACATGCgacaaaaattgtttgaaaaatgaaaacctcTCTAAGTCAAGCACTCTAGTGGGATAGAATCCTCACAACAAACAAGCAACTCAGCTGGCAATTTTCAAATCAAGCTCACACGATCTTACACGTCTACAAAAATAGTCATTAACAGATTTGAGAGTGGCCCGTGAACGATATGATATTTTGAACATGATCGCATTCTTTAGCATGCGTGATCAGCTCATGAGATTCGATTCGATAAAACGCGATTTCGTGACCCAAAAATTGACAActcaatatgatttttttgacaaaagaaGGGTTGGATGATCTTCACGATGATTGTGAATCCGAGACAAAAGAGATTGGAGGAACCGACCATACGTTGGTGGTGGGATTACATTAATCTATCTTAAGAACATAAAGCTTGGAAGAAGAACAAATGCTTTTAGAAAGACTACGACGCCCTAGGAAGTAGCATAGAGAAAAAAGTCCCTTTCATCGTCGATCGTGATCACCGCCTCGTAGAAAATTACTTTATGTGGGACAAACCCTtgaatatattatataatatatttatacatataaaggaatcatattttcttttggtgtaGATATATTTTTGAAAGAGTTGATAagtgtcaaaagaaaagagaaccgTTGGTAGAAAATGTTATTGTGAAATCATTTTTCCAATCTCTTGTTGGTAACCAATACTTTTATGAAACGATCAAccctttttagataatttataatttataatttttgactTTATTTAATTGTATTCATTACCAATGGCTATATGAATTTACCGATCTTTATTTGTAATGACGAATTTAGAACATGGTCAAATGCATGGTTAATTAGGAGACATTTTTAATGGGCATCATATTGATTAGTAGGTAAGTTTACTTAGTGAGTCATGATAgagaattataaaataaaaaactactAATTTCAATGGTTTTGTGTGACAAACACGTAATTTTCTTTATCGTTGTTGTTGTAATAGAAAGATGTCTTTTCTATAAAGTAAACAATATAAGATCTTTTATAATCATTTTAGATAGATTTCCAACTTGCCGGCCTATATTTTCCGATGATTGGACATGAGGCGTAATTCTGTTGTGGCTTGTCTTTTCATCTTTACAATTATGGAACTCTCCTGAAATCATCGTTGATTAACTTTGTGGGGTCcatttatcttataaaaattgaattatttacaaaaaatttccaaaacaagattatttgcataatttgaaataattagccaatcaaaaatattttcattattatcaacaatttacatttaaatattttcataaacaatgaaaatatgttttatttattcatttttgtaagtgattcaagctattttatatataatttattttttacttaacAAAAGAATTcataatttcagaaaattttctttttgtgggtGTGCATAGTTCTGAATTTGATAATGGGCGTCATAGTCTGTCAGCACAAAAACCACTGGTTAAATAATATACTCCATGTCGGTCCTCCTTTCAATCTTTCCCACTAGCATTAATGCTCTCTATCTGTCAATTATTACGCTATGCTAGCTTTCACTTTTCAATGATCTAGGATGTCCtttataattcaaaaaaaaacaTGGTTGATCTCTTCAAGGGCTCCTCTGCAGAAAAAATGAAGCATGAAAATACGCAATTTCTACCTTGAACTCGTCGAATCCTCAACCCCCGTGTGCAATTCTGATTTCCGTGATGTTCCCTACCTCACTAACCATCGCGTCCATCGTAATTATCTTGACCTCAAATAGTAATCACAGACTCCGGACATCGCGTAGACGCCATGAAAACTTTCTCCTATCACAAACGACATATCCCAATTCAAATCGAAATCCTCTAAGATTGATGAAACGACGATTGTATTGAACCACCAAACCGGGATTTTTCAAATGCTTGGCTTAGTGCATTACTCAACCACGGTGCCACTTCATTAGCCCTAGTCCGAGTTTCTCCCCAAAATCAAGTCTCTCTATGAAGACAATGAAAAGCTGTCAATAAAGCCGGTGTCCCTTGGCctttatatcttataatatttaaataataaattatacatttatttaaaaaattaaaattttataatagtCAGCCTTACCAATTGCATATTTCTGCAATATTTCTGCAATATTTCTGTATTAAACCATGTATTCATCAAAcagtttaaattttaaaataattagtaataATCTCGCCAAATATAACTATACTCTCTAGCAATCTTACCAGTTCTGAAAGTGTGATAAACATTGATAAATTTGCAACACATGCACTTAGGTCGCTCAAAAGATAAAGGTTAGGAAAAACTTTCTTTCAaatatgaatgaaaataattatcaaaGTTCTCTGAAAACATCGATAAGAATAAATATATAGATAGCAAACCCTAGGTCACATGGAATGCCCCAAAATTAACTCTAATCATAGTAAAGTGAATTTTGGAGCATTCCATGTGACATATTAAATGCTGGTCCAGCATTGTGTCTGCGCCACCAAAGGCCAAACTTAATCGGTGCATGGGACTCGCGAAGGTTTTTCATAAACCTCTTCCGGAGGAGTTTCCACAAAAAGCAAAAGgtagaaacaaaagaatttattGACAAAGTATTTGGCATCTGTCCTTTCAGCATTAAAGCCAAGATGCACGCTAAACGTGAAAAAGTTGTTTTATCCAAACTGTTCGCTAAGGTTTAAATTACTCGATAGAAAGTCAactccaaattttattttatttttttcaaaagtaaaatgagAAAATAGTGCGGAAGAGGCCTAAGACATGCCAACTTCAGGGATAAGAAGGGTAAGAAAAGTGTAAATGCTATAATTTTGGTATGAtgcttatttaaatattataacttCTTTTTTGCTCATTTGAAtatcataaattcaaaaaaataaaaattaatcacttaaatgtcattgGCAATTTATATTGTCGGTCATTCTACGTGATTTCGTTGGTGTTGATgtagataaatttttaaattttttaaataatttttattttgcaattattattttagaatttttttttttttttttttttttcttggggcaGACGAAGGTGACCCTCGTTGGCCCtgaaaaataagggaaaaaaaaaaaacaaaataaatcaaatattcaaatattcaacaaaaaaaaaaatccacgtcGAAtgggaaattatgaaaaatccacttggaatgatttgccgaaaatgacactcaaataattgattttactTTGAAATGACACtaaagtgaggaaaaaaaaagattgtatgaaaattatggTACTCGTGTTATTCTTCTCCCACCAACTCCATATCAAATATATAGTTGGTGATTTATTGGGTTCATTCATTCTCCtctataaagaaaagaaaattttcacttttttccctTAAATCGCAGCTTAACCCAGTGGTTTTCCATGGGAACAACCATAAGAGAACCAATGATAACTAGATCGCCACATTAGATTGTAAGGACTCATTGGCAAAtgataaaaagatttaaaattaaattgatgaaattaaaaatttaggactagattGACATCCTTACAATAGATTTCAGGACTAATTGGGTGATTTTctcataaggaaaaaaatgtcattttttagGATGAAAAATATGGAACTTGTATAGTATTTCATTAGCTCTCGAGAAAATGAGTCTTCACGTACGTATccatgaattaaagaaaaaataaaataaaataaacaaaaaggtCAGGCGTTTTATAAGAGTTATTAAGACTAAGAAAAGATAAACAAGACGGGTCATTAAAAACTTGCTTGTGCAATCTAGATCTGCATCATTTTAATCCCACCCAAATGTACTTAGACAGCCTGGAGATCCGGTTGAGCTCGATTGTACAGCTCGGGAATTAAGAATTAGAGCTAATCTCGTGAATGGATTTCTCTAGTCAAAGACCCTGATTTGGATTTAAAATCATTTGACCAAATCTCATTCGAGATTGCTACTTTGCTTTCAGATAATCGACCCTCGGCCGTGAGAATTAAATACAGGTTATTGGAGTCTAAATCACTCGTCTCTATCAAATTTGATTTCGCGAAGAAAACCCAATCTAAGTTAAAATTTCAATCACGAAGAAGACCCGTGGCTTAACGTATGAACAAACAAGAAATTGTTGGAATACTTCTCACGTAGAAGTTCGATTCGTAGTTATAGTCGGTTAAAAGGGAtttcctagttttttttttctttttttttgaactaaGAAGTGGGTTTGTATTACTAGGTTAAGTTTTGAGCAAATACAGCATGAGCATCGGTACATAGTAAATCCAAAAGAGCAAACGGGGTTTAGTTAGAAGAGGTGGATTTTGTTGGTATTTGCCAGATTAGCTTGTAGAGGAGCTTCTGGCTGTAAATATCAATTGTGCAACGTGTTAGTGAATTACATTTAGCGAAAATCAAGTGTTTGGAGCTGCAATGGAATCTTTTGATaagatttgtttatttttttgcgAGATTGAGAATTAATTTCATGAGAAACTGTGAAGGTTAATTATTGTATGAGTTTTTATGCGtaattgaaattgagaaatacTAAAAGTATTTGAATAACTCAAGTGTATTTATAATTTCAGTTCCATCGCTTGATATCTATAGTAGAAGCTTGTCCCGCTCTCCCCATGAGATAAGTCATAACGATTGAACCATATAATTatgttatttaattatttgcttgtcttgttttttttacTATTCAATTGCCTACTTTTCACGTCAATCGGTGATTATCATTACCGCCCAAATCTCCTCTTCTTACTAATGGGCGAAAACCAACAAAATCCACCTCTTAAATCTATCATTGAGTAACCCACTGGGCATGCGACTTAGTGGTAAGGAAATTAAGTGGGGTGGGGATACTAAAGTTCAGAGGTAGGATTTGACTCTCACGTTTTTTAAGagtgagaaaaagaagacagaccaaaaataaattctctCGTTGAGTAAGggaataaggaaaagaaattttttatcttttccctttCAATAATAGCTATGTGTATTCATGCAATATATATATGTCCAAAATAAGATGTCTCTCTTAGCCGACTCAAACTAGAAATCCAACTCCAACATGAAAAGTATTTAAATACAGTCCTACTTGTCCCAACAAACCATAATTTCCCATCGGATTTGGAATTTTTACTTGGATTGGACTTCTTTCATGGCTTCAAACTCAAGACTTATCTCAACAAGATCCACCTTGGCATAACTTTGAGTCAAGGCACAATCGCGTCGGTGGAGGGGGCTTTTCAACCATCACGGATATTTTTCAAGTCTAAGTCACGCTTGAACTTCAACAACCGCGAACCTCATTAAAATGTCAACTCTACCTACACCTCTACCTGCTCTACAACGATTCTTGGACAAAATCTCATTTACTacaaataaagcaaaaccacCGTTTTATCCATATTTATCAAGAAATCGAACAAGCATGTTGTCAAACTCAACAGCTATAGCAATTGTTGGCTCTATAGGCTTTACATAATTACAATCACTATTTGTGTCTATTACCACCCTAGTACTTGCTACCTCAAGATATATATCAACATCCAAAACAGGAAACACCTTCAGCCGACTCAAGCCAGGAATATGAATCTTATGTGAAAAgtatttcaataatttcttaCTTTTTCAAGCCCAAATCACAAACTCTATTCGAACTTAGAAATTCTACTTGAATCTAGTTTCTTTCGTTGGCTTAATCTCAATAGTTTATATCACTGGGGAAAAAAAGGCATGCACCATTGACTCTCAAGCTTTTCTCAAATGTTCTACTAATCagtacatgaatttttttttttttggtcaaatgaatTTCCTAATTATGGTCATTTTTATTCATATCGGTTCATGAgaaccatatatatatacatacacttGTGCGAACACCTATGTTCACGTTGACTAAACAAACATGGAGATGAATACAACAAAAGCACATCAAGGTCACAAGGCCCTACCTCATCTGGTTTGGGGTGGGGGAAGGTGAAAACCCTCACTTAGGCACGGTAGCCAGGTCAAGACCGGACTATAGTTTTCGATATGTGACCATGATCCATGCCAAGATCTAGACTCTAGACAGTGGTGTCAACCATCACTAAACCCACTTCCCTCTCTTATAAAGGGTCAGTGGAGGGTCGTTAACAAGGATTGCCATCCTTCACTAGAGATTAAACAAGGGTGGAGATTGTAACCTTCGTGTCGCGCCCCATCGCCTCATAGGGGAGGCAAAGCAAAGGGATGCGACCATGGAACCATGCTCAACT
This Eucalyptus grandis isolate ANBG69807.140 chromosome 7, ASM1654582v1, whole genome shotgun sequence DNA region includes the following protein-coding sequences:
- the LOC104455566 gene encoding momilactone A synthase — its product is MLRSLAREFQLVAPAAFRRRLASYSTGDGGVAGGAADGKRLVGKVALITGGASGLGKATAHEFIQNGAQVIIVDIDSEIGPQTAQGLGPSAHYVRCDVTDESQVADAVDAAVARHGKLDIMYNNAGVTGPAYPPSIADLELDKFDEVMRINLRGAVAGIKHAARVMIPAGSGSILCTSSISGILAGLGPHPYTVSKFAIPGLVKSAAAELCRHGIRINCISPAPIPTPMSVGQIAQFYPGLTQEQVARIINGLGELKGAHCEDADVAKAALYLASDEAKYVTGHNLVVDGGFTCYKNLSFPSPDQVV